A part of Oncorhynchus clarkii lewisi isolate Uvic-CL-2024 chromosome 17, UVic_Ocla_1.0, whole genome shotgun sequence genomic DNA contains:
- the LOC139370314 gene encoding zinc finger protein 502-like gives MKQHERIHTGEKPYHCSQCGKSFVRSGELKIHERIHTGEKPYHCSQCGKCFNQRDHLKRHERIHTGEKPYHCSQCGKCFNRSEELKQHERIHTGEKPYHCSQCGKCFNRSGKLKQHERIHTGEKPYHCSQCGKCFNRSEELKQHERIHTGEKPYHCSQCGKCFNRSGELKQHERIHTGEKPYHCSQCGKCFIHSGDLKRHERIHTGEKPYHCSQCGKCFNQRGNLKKHENTHRAEALPLRPGCKAFAHLGSLKEHIRLHTEEKA, from the coding sequence atgaaacaacatgagagaatacacacgggagagaagccttaccactgctcccagtgtggaaagagtttcgtCCGTTCGGGGGAGCTGAAaatacatgagagaatacacacaggagagaagccttaccactgctcccagtgtggaaagtgttttaaCCAGAGAGATCACCTGAaacggcatgagagaatacacacaggagagaagccttaccactgctcccaatgtggaaagtgtttcaaccggtCGGAggagctgaaacaacatgagagaatacacacaggagagaagccttaccactgctcccaatgtggaaagtgtttcaaccggtCGGGGaagctgaaacaacatgagagaatacacacaggagagaagccttaccactgctcccaatgtggaaagtgtttcaaccggtCGGAggagctgaaacaacatgagagaatacacacaggagagaagccttaccactgctcccaatgtggaaagtgtttcaaccggtCGGGGGAGCTGAaacaacacgagagaatacacacaggagagaagccttaccactgctcccaatgtggaaagtgtttcatccATTCAGGGGAtctgaaacgacatgagagaatacacacaggagagaagccttaccactgctcccaatgtggaaagtgtttcaaccagagAGGAAACCTGAAAAAGcatgagaatacacacagggcagAAGCCTTACCACTCCGCCCAGGTTGCAAAGCTTttgcccatttaggaagcctgaaagaacacattagactgcacacagaggagaaggcttag